One window of the Xiphophorus couchianus chromosome 12, X_couchianus-1.0, whole genome shotgun sequence genome contains the following:
- the cfap251 gene encoding cilia- and flagella-associated protein 251 isoform X2, which produces MSASSESSEEPTLTSAEEPQISEHAGEEENVQTTCDISNMHGQSQVYTATQDTLFSKEAARPAMHALSLERVFGMNPVLPIYSLQDSNQLIFVYASAHVGVIFNHTLNSQHILQGHSCPISCMCVSEDRRWIATVDTGPRNMVIIWDSYSGIPVNTLFECHPGSCVAALGFSSDTKYLATLGNAEFQSVLIWDWTSTEQKCLCQAELNPKHGFQDHIIFNPNDSSQLLSGSKTHMLIYKWDSEGLEYFALYLKKVTPATDPDVFAQLTTDPSKSIPFADLCLSRSVFHWKKNLVLKAIGSSIVVWDIGKNLIEKQTKSLGGIKTIHIQQEPITVLTITDTFIVTGDIQGNVRFYDENFLLVNWYTDFNQDPVVYISFSKELPKDNDEEDYFLDVDPVIIRNFIISTINAKIIHLNTQTRVIQTVLQNDYDPLHALTCHPFQPAVAFGNLQGMLRLWDYNCKAIIGNRIFETEKQIQSITFDPKGLFLAVGFRTGAVYILNATTLENKPEEIFNCIKDSIHLITFSHDSQYLATADAGRTVSLFRNEGYKDSSSRWRFVGRYRSHYKPIQDLLFGVQLYNAKPRLLSLGLDRQLVEYDLEKSESNKLLLLSIKRIEQSAVPRCMTWYPFLNPEEFLLVASDNYKMKLFNSTTTMCRKTLLGPTYGSPIGKIAVLPKSTTSKTKSHHLAFITDDKLGLQILPLDGNPYKSSALICHPTGVSTFSCSYDGKLVFTAGGSDSSVLSWRVNLDVLDAAAALSGEDMDPFYSLIKGGRDGRFYKEMEDFFFYCQIQHQGTDMMKRIEVSTKIPLSEVPILMRALGHFPTEQEIC; this is translated from the exons ATGTCAGCAAGCAGCGAGTCCTCCGAGGAACCAACCTTGACGAGTGCAGAAGAACCTCAGATCAGTGAACATGCAGGTGAGgaagaaaatgtccaaacaacaTGTGACATAAGCAACATGCATGGGCAGTCTCAAGTCTACACAGCAACCCAAGACACACTTTTCTCAAAGGAGGCAGCTCGTCCTGCAATGCATGCCTTG TCACTGGAGAGGGTCTTCGGGATGAATCCTGTCCTCCCCATCTACAGTCTGCAAGACAGCAATCAGCTTATTTTCGTCTATGCCTCGGCTCATGTTGGGGTCATATTCAATCACACCTTAAATTCCCAGCACATTCTGCAG GGTCACTCCTGTCCCATctcatgcatgtgtgtgagtgagGACAGACGCTGGATAGCAACAGTCGACACAGGGCCAAGGAACATGGTGATTATATGGGACTCCTACTCTGG TATTCCTGTGAATACATTGTTTGAGTGCCACCCTGGCAGCTGTGTTGCTGCTCTAGGGTTTTCAAGCGACACAAAATACCTAGCAACTCTTGGGAATGCAGAATTTCAA AGTGTGCTTATTTGGGATTGGACCAGTACAGAACAGAAATGTCTCTGCCAAGCTGAACTCAATCCCAAACATGGTTTTCAA gaTCACATCATCTTTAACCCAAATGATAGCAGTCAGCTTCTCAGCGGCAGTAAAACTCACATGTTAATCTACAAATGG gACAGCGAAGGCTTGGAGTACTTTGCACTGTACCTCAAGAAA GTCACCCCTGCAACTGATCCAGATGTATTTGCTCAGCTTACTACCGATCCCAGTAAAAGCATCCCCTTTGCTGACTTGTGTCTAAGTCGTTCAGTGTTTCACTGGAAAAAGAATCTGGTCCTGAAAGCCATAGGAAGCTCGATCGTGGTGTGGGACATTGGTAAAAACTTGATTGAAAAACAGACCAAGTCCTTGGGTGGAATCAAGACAATCCACATCCAACAAGAGCCAATCACTGTTCTCACCATAACTGATAC TTTTATAGTAACTGGTGACATACAAGGTAATGTCCGGTTTTATGATGAAAACTTCCTGCTTGTCAACTGGTACACCGATTTCAACCAGGATCCCGTAGTATATATCTCCTTTTCCAAGGAATTACCAAAAGACAATGATGAGGAGGACTATTTTCTGGATGTGGACCCGGTGATTATCAG GAATTTCATCATTTCCACAATCAATGCCAAAATCATCCATTTGAACACCCAGACCAGAGTCATTCAGACCGTTCTTCAGAATGATTATGACCCTCTCCATGCACTGACATGCCATCCTTTTCAACCAGCTGTAGCCTTTGGCAACCTACAAGGCATGTTAAGACTGTGGGATTATAACTGCAAAGCAATCATTGGCAACAGGATCTTTGAGACAGAAAAGCAGATTCAGTCTATTACCTTTGACCCAAAAG GTTTATTCTTGGCAGTGGGCTTTAGGACTGGAGCTGTTTACATACTGAATGCCACCACTTTGGAAAATAAGCCTGAGGAAATCTTCAACTGCATTAAAGACAGCATCCATCTGATCACCTTTTCTCATGACTCACAGTACCTTGCCACTGCA GATGCTGGTAGAACGGTATCACTTTTCCGCAATGAGGGTTACAAAGACTCTTCGTCTCGGTGGAGGTTTGTGGGCAGGTACCGCTCTCACTACAAGCCCATCCAAGATCTTCTTTTTGGGGTTCAGCTGTACAACGCCAAACCACGACTGCTCTCCCTGGGATTGGACCGTCAACTA GTGGAGTATGACTTGGAAAAGAGTGAGAGCAAcaagctcctcctcctcagcatAAAGCGTATAGAGCAAAGTGCCGTGCCACGGTGCATGACTTGGTATCCTTTTCTCAACCCAGAGGAGTTCCTTCTTGTTGCCTCAGACAATTACAAGATGAAACTTTTCAACAGCACCACCACGATGTGCAG aaagacaCTTCTTGGCCCGACCTATGGTTCTCCAATTGGAAAAATTGCGGTTCTTCCCAAGTCAACGACATCTAAGACAAAATCACATCACCTGGCATTCATCACAGACGATAAG TTGGGTCTCCAGATTTTGCCGTTGGACGGGAACCCCTACAAGTCCAGTGCTTTGATCTGCCATCCAACAGGGGTGTCTACCTTTTCCTGCTCCTACGATGGCAAGCTTGTCTTTACTGCAGGAGGATCTGACAGTAGTGTTCTGTCATGGAGAGTGAACTTAGA CGTGCTGGACGCAGCAGCCGCCTTGAGTGGAGAGGACATGGATCCTTTTTATTCACTCATCAAGGGTGGAAGAGACGGCAGATTTTACAAG GAAATGGaggactttttcttttactgccaAATTCAACATCAAGGCACTGACATGATGAAGAGAATAGAAGTATCTACCAAAATTCCTCTGTCAGAAGTTCCCATTTTAATGAGAGCTTTGGGACACTTTCCTACAGAACAAGAG ATTTGCTGA
- the cfap251 gene encoding cilia- and flagella-associated protein 251 isoform X1, with protein MSASSESSEEPTLTSAEEPQISEHAGEEENVQTTCDISNMHGQSQVYTATQDTLFSKEAARPAMHALSLERVFGMNPVLPIYSLQDSNQLIFVYASAHVGVIFNHTLNSQHILQGHSCPISCMCVSEDRRWIATVDTGPRNMVIIWDSYSGIPVNTLFECHPGSCVAALGFSSDTKYLATLGNAEFQSVLIWDWTSTEQKCLCQAELNPKHGFQDHIIFNPNDSSQLLSGSKTHMLIYKWDSEGLEYFALYLKKVTPATDPDVFAQLTTDPSKSIPFADLCLSRSVFHWKKNLVLKAIGSSIVVWDIGKNLIEKQTKSLGGIKTIHIQQEPITVLTITDTFIVTGDIQGNVRFYDENFLLVNWYTDFNQDPVVYISFSKELPKDNDEEDYFLDVDPVIIRNFIISTINAKIIHLNTQTRVIQTVLQNDYDPLHALTCHPFQPAVAFGNLQGMLRLWDYNCKAIIGNRIFETEKQIQSITFDPKGLFLAVGFRTGAVYILNATTLENKPEEIFNCIKDSIHLITFSHDSQYLATADAGRTVSLFRNEGYKDSSSRWRFVGRYRSHYKPIQDLLFGVQLYNAKPRLLSLGLDRQLVEYDLEKSESNKLLLLSIKRIEQSAVPRCMTWYPFLNPEEFLLVASDNYKMKLFNSTTTMCRKTLLGPTYGSPIGKIAVLPKSTTSKTKSHHLAFITDDKLGLQILPLDGNPYKSSALICHPTGVSTFSCSYDGKLVFTAGGSDSSVLSWRVNLDVLDAAAALSGEDMDPFYSLIKGGRDGRFYKEMEDFFFYCQIQHQGTDMMKRIEVSTKIPLSEVPILMRALGHFPTEQELEEMFNEIKFSRFAETGKYVTDIDLEDFIKLYINHRPAFGISSEELVQAFHVLGKDNLVGNPIIHKSEMIKFLQARGEHMTEDEVAECFTTLLGVNEKEEQEEEALVTKCSLGSMIPERISVEFFTRQILGLPLGIKQRVRTSPQERRHQQPASKS; from the exons ATGTCAGCAAGCAGCGAGTCCTCCGAGGAACCAACCTTGACGAGTGCAGAAGAACCTCAGATCAGTGAACATGCAGGTGAGgaagaaaatgtccaaacaacaTGTGACATAAGCAACATGCATGGGCAGTCTCAAGTCTACACAGCAACCCAAGACACACTTTTCTCAAAGGAGGCAGCTCGTCCTGCAATGCATGCCTTG TCACTGGAGAGGGTCTTCGGGATGAATCCTGTCCTCCCCATCTACAGTCTGCAAGACAGCAATCAGCTTATTTTCGTCTATGCCTCGGCTCATGTTGGGGTCATATTCAATCACACCTTAAATTCCCAGCACATTCTGCAG GGTCACTCCTGTCCCATctcatgcatgtgtgtgagtgagGACAGACGCTGGATAGCAACAGTCGACACAGGGCCAAGGAACATGGTGATTATATGGGACTCCTACTCTGG TATTCCTGTGAATACATTGTTTGAGTGCCACCCTGGCAGCTGTGTTGCTGCTCTAGGGTTTTCAAGCGACACAAAATACCTAGCAACTCTTGGGAATGCAGAATTTCAA AGTGTGCTTATTTGGGATTGGACCAGTACAGAACAGAAATGTCTCTGCCAAGCTGAACTCAATCCCAAACATGGTTTTCAA gaTCACATCATCTTTAACCCAAATGATAGCAGTCAGCTTCTCAGCGGCAGTAAAACTCACATGTTAATCTACAAATGG gACAGCGAAGGCTTGGAGTACTTTGCACTGTACCTCAAGAAA GTCACCCCTGCAACTGATCCAGATGTATTTGCTCAGCTTACTACCGATCCCAGTAAAAGCATCCCCTTTGCTGACTTGTGTCTAAGTCGTTCAGTGTTTCACTGGAAAAAGAATCTGGTCCTGAAAGCCATAGGAAGCTCGATCGTGGTGTGGGACATTGGTAAAAACTTGATTGAAAAACAGACCAAGTCCTTGGGTGGAATCAAGACAATCCACATCCAACAAGAGCCAATCACTGTTCTCACCATAACTGATAC TTTTATAGTAACTGGTGACATACAAGGTAATGTCCGGTTTTATGATGAAAACTTCCTGCTTGTCAACTGGTACACCGATTTCAACCAGGATCCCGTAGTATATATCTCCTTTTCCAAGGAATTACCAAAAGACAATGATGAGGAGGACTATTTTCTGGATGTGGACCCGGTGATTATCAG GAATTTCATCATTTCCACAATCAATGCCAAAATCATCCATTTGAACACCCAGACCAGAGTCATTCAGACCGTTCTTCAGAATGATTATGACCCTCTCCATGCACTGACATGCCATCCTTTTCAACCAGCTGTAGCCTTTGGCAACCTACAAGGCATGTTAAGACTGTGGGATTATAACTGCAAAGCAATCATTGGCAACAGGATCTTTGAGACAGAAAAGCAGATTCAGTCTATTACCTTTGACCCAAAAG GTTTATTCTTGGCAGTGGGCTTTAGGACTGGAGCTGTTTACATACTGAATGCCACCACTTTGGAAAATAAGCCTGAGGAAATCTTCAACTGCATTAAAGACAGCATCCATCTGATCACCTTTTCTCATGACTCACAGTACCTTGCCACTGCA GATGCTGGTAGAACGGTATCACTTTTCCGCAATGAGGGTTACAAAGACTCTTCGTCTCGGTGGAGGTTTGTGGGCAGGTACCGCTCTCACTACAAGCCCATCCAAGATCTTCTTTTTGGGGTTCAGCTGTACAACGCCAAACCACGACTGCTCTCCCTGGGATTGGACCGTCAACTA GTGGAGTATGACTTGGAAAAGAGTGAGAGCAAcaagctcctcctcctcagcatAAAGCGTATAGAGCAAAGTGCCGTGCCACGGTGCATGACTTGGTATCCTTTTCTCAACCCAGAGGAGTTCCTTCTTGTTGCCTCAGACAATTACAAGATGAAACTTTTCAACAGCACCACCACGATGTGCAG aaagacaCTTCTTGGCCCGACCTATGGTTCTCCAATTGGAAAAATTGCGGTTCTTCCCAAGTCAACGACATCTAAGACAAAATCACATCACCTGGCATTCATCACAGACGATAAG TTGGGTCTCCAGATTTTGCCGTTGGACGGGAACCCCTACAAGTCCAGTGCTTTGATCTGCCATCCAACAGGGGTGTCTACCTTTTCCTGCTCCTACGATGGCAAGCTTGTCTTTACTGCAGGAGGATCTGACAGTAGTGTTCTGTCATGGAGAGTGAACTTAGA CGTGCTGGACGCAGCAGCCGCCTTGAGTGGAGAGGACATGGATCCTTTTTATTCACTCATCAAGGGTGGAAGAGACGGCAGATTTTACAAG GAAATGGaggactttttcttttactgccaAATTCAACATCAAGGCACTGACATGATGAAGAGAATAGAAGTATCTACCAAAATTCCTCTGTCAGAAGTTCCCATTTTAATGAGAGCTTTGGGACACTTTCCTACAGAACAAGAG TTAGAAGAAATGTTCAATGAGATCAAATTCAGCAGATTTGCTGAAACTGGAAAATATGTGACTGATATCGACCTGGAGGACTTTATCAAGCTGTACATCAATCATCGACCAGCCTTCGGCATCTCCAGTGAAGAGCTTGTTCAAGCTTTTCATGTTCTTGGAAAAGATAATCTTGTTGGGAATCCTATTATTCACAAAAGTGAGATGATAAAATTTCTACAGGCTCGAG GAGAGCACATGACAGAAGACGAGGTAGCAGAGTGTTTTACCACCCTTTTGGGGGTCaatgaaaaagaagaacaagaagagGAGGCACTCG TTACGAAATGTTCACTGGGGAGTATGATCCCAGAAAGGATATCTGTGGAGTTTTTTACACGTCAGATCCTTGGCTTACCATTGGGGATCAAGCAGAGAGTCAGAACTTCCCCTCAGGAACGACGACATCAACAACCTGCCAGCAAGTCATGA